A genomic segment from Chitinophaga flava encodes:
- a CDS encoding ABC transporter ATP-binding protein, which translates to MASISVKELTKTYAAAAEPTLKGLSFAFPEKKIGGLLGPNGAGKTTTISILCGLVKADGGEVMIHGLPQDDAHREQIKRIIGIVPQQIALFPQLSAVENLTYFGNLYGYKGQSLQKKIMQHLEVFGLEKSAHKEIYKYSGGMKRRANIIAAILHEPDLLILDEPTAGVDVQSRSMILEFLRSYNERGASILYTSHLLEEAQSLCHEVVIMDEGKMILHGEPASLIAATPDCRNLEDVFLHCTGHALRD; encoded by the coding sequence ATGGCCAGCATATCAGTAAAAGAATTAACCAAAACATACGCGGCAGCAGCAGAACCAACGCTGAAAGGGCTTTCGTTTGCCTTTCCTGAAAAGAAGATAGGCGGGCTGCTGGGCCCCAATGGTGCCGGCAAAACCACTACGATCTCTATTTTGTGCGGACTGGTAAAAGCCGATGGTGGTGAGGTAATGATCCATGGCTTGCCACAGGATGATGCCCACCGCGAACAAATCAAAAGGATCATTGGTATTGTACCACAGCAGATAGCATTGTTCCCACAGCTTTCTGCGGTGGAAAACCTGACATACTTTGGTAACCTCTACGGTTATAAAGGTCAGTCGCTGCAGAAAAAGATTATGCAGCATCTGGAGGTTTTTGGCCTCGAAAAAAGTGCCCATAAGGAAATATATAAATATTCAGGCGGGATGAAACGCAGAGCCAATATCATTGCTGCCATCCTGCATGAGCCTGATTTGCTGATACTGGACGAACCTACCGCAGGAGTGGACGTACAGTCGCGCAGCATGATCCTGGAATTTTTGCGGAGCTACAACGAACGGGGCGCCAGTATCCTCTACACTTCACACCTGTTGGAAGAGGCACAATCGCTCTGCCACGAGGTGGTGATTATGGACGAAGGCAAAATGATACTTCACGGAGAACCTGCTTCATTGATAGCAGCGACACCGGATTGCCGCAACCTGGAAGATGTGTTTTTGCATTGTACCGGGCATGCCTTGCGGGATTAA
- a CDS encoding beta-ketoacyl-ACP synthase III encodes MKEVYITRLSKFLPNKPVENDEMESILGMVDGKASRARLKILGNNKIKTRYYSLDKEGNSTHSNAEMTATAVNALFDEKYPISNLQLLACGTTSPDQLLPNHAAMVHGLLKCQPVELIAATGACAAGMQAFKYAWMSIRCGNTSNAVSTGSEKFSAWMLAQKFQPEAENLKSLDENPIIAFEKDFLRWMLSDGASAALFQDKPNEEGLSLRVDWVEILSYANDLETCMYAGAIKNTDGSTKGWIDMTPEEWAQHSVFSFKQDTRLLGKNIVPSGAQMWKELVERHNINLDEVDFFLPHLSSEFFRLKIDEEITRLGVHIPLEKWFTNLANVGNVGTASPYLMLEELMNTGRFKKGQKVIMMVPESARFSYAYAQITVV; translated from the coding sequence ATGAAGGAAGTTTATATTACCAGGCTATCTAAATTTTTACCCAACAAGCCTGTTGAAAATGATGAAATGGAGAGCATCCTCGGAATGGTAGACGGAAAAGCTTCCCGTGCACGGTTAAAGATTTTGGGCAACAACAAAATCAAAACCCGCTATTATTCTCTGGACAAAGAAGGCAACTCCACCCATTCCAACGCAGAGATGACCGCAACAGCGGTGAATGCATTGTTTGATGAAAAATATCCTATCAGCAATTTACAATTGCTCGCCTGTGGTACTACCTCTCCGGACCAGCTGCTGCCTAACCACGCTGCTATGGTACACGGTCTGCTGAAATGCCAGCCGGTAGAACTGATTGCTGCCACCGGCGCTTGTGCCGCGGGTATGCAGGCATTTAAATATGCGTGGATGTCTATCCGTTGTGGTAACACCTCCAATGCTGTAAGTACCGGTTCTGAGAAATTTTCTGCCTGGATGCTGGCACAGAAGTTCCAGCCTGAAGCAGAAAACCTGAAGAGCCTGGACGAGAATCCAATCATCGCTTTCGAAAAAGACTTCCTTCGCTGGATGCTGTCTGATGGTGCCAGTGCGGCCCTGTTCCAGGACAAGCCTAATGAAGAAGGCCTGTCACTGCGTGTAGACTGGGTAGAGATCCTGTCTTACGCCAACGATCTGGAAACCTGCATGTATGCCGGCGCGATCAAAAATACCGATGGCAGCACCAAAGGCTGGATCGATATGACACCGGAAGAATGGGCACAACACAGCGTTTTCTCCTTCAAACAAGATACCCGCCTTCTCGGCAAAAATATAGTGCCTTCCGGCGCACAGATGTGGAAAGAACTGGTAGAACGTCACAACATCAACCTGGATGAGGTCGATTTCTTCCTGCCACACTTATCTTCCGAATTTTTCCGGTTAAAGATTGATGAGGAAATCACTCGCCTCGGCGTTCATATTCCGCTGGAGAAATGGTTTACCAACCTGGCGAATGTAGGTAACGTAGGTACGGCTTCTCCTTACCTGATGCTGGAAGAACTGATGAACACCGGTCGTTTCAAAAAAGGACAGAAGGTGATCATGATGGTACCAGAAAGTGCCCGGTTCTCCTATGCTTATGCGCAAATCACCGTTGTATAA
- a CDS encoding head GIN domain-containing protein — protein MQTKITLSCMALVVSITTFLSACNVIGQHVKGSGNVIKEERKVASFHKIKVEGSMNVYLAQGPEKNAVIEAEDNITPLVELIDEGGRLKVRFRNNVNISTRKGVNVYLTTPEVDDIALAGSGDMKLMDKFNSKEDMRLSLSGSGNLKGTINAPAVKASIAGSGNMYLEGETRTVNISIAGSGDYVGDGLLSEEAKISIAGSGDANVHASMKLDAKIAGSGDVKYKGNPSVSSSVAGSGSVRKI, from the coding sequence ATGCAAACCAAAATTACGCTGTCCTGTATGGCACTCGTTGTGTCCATCACGACTTTTCTGAGCGCCTGTAATGTGATCGGCCAACATGTAAAAGGGAGTGGAAATGTTATCAAAGAAGAAAGAAAGGTGGCCTCGTTTCACAAAATCAAAGTAGAAGGTAGTATGAACGTATACCTGGCTCAGGGGCCGGAAAAAAATGCGGTCATAGAAGCAGAAGATAATATCACCCCGCTGGTGGAGCTGATTGATGAAGGAGGAAGGCTAAAAGTACGTTTCCGCAATAATGTGAATATCAGCACACGGAAAGGGGTAAACGTATACCTGACCACTCCGGAAGTAGACGACATCGCACTGGCTGGTTCCGGCGATATGAAGCTGATGGACAAGTTTAACAGTAAAGAGGACATGAGGCTCAGCCTGTCCGGCTCAGGTAACCTGAAAGGGACCATTAATGCGCCTGCAGTAAAGGCTTCCATTGCTGGTTCCGGCAATATGTACCTGGAAGGTGAAACCCGTACCGTGAATATTTCCATTGCCGGCAGCGGTGATTATGTAGGCGATGGTCTGTTGTCTGAAGAAGCTAAAATCAGTATAGCCGGCAGCGGTGATGCTAATGTGCACGCCAGTATGAAATTGGATGCAAAGATTGCTGGTTCAGGTGATGTGAAATACAAGGGTAATCCTTCTGTATCCAGTTCTGTGGCGGGTTCCGGCTCCGTGCGGAAAATCTAG
- a CDS encoding BtrH N-terminal domain-containing protein, with the protein MNNHQFRHRQTAHCESGVISNLLGHYGLQISEPMAFGIGAGLFFGHLPFVKVNGVPGTTYRIWPGAIFQRVCKRLGVKMELAKFSTPEKGMAALDKVIDTGTPVGLLSSVYYLPYFPPSYRFHFNAHNLVVYGKREGQYLVSDPVMDTVTEIDPVSLAQARFAKGFPAPKGKMYYPVHVPDKASFEKPIKEGIEQTCHYMLKIPFPMFGVKGIRFLAKRVKDYPEKAGERKAGLYLGNVIRMQEEIGTGGAGFRFVYAAFLQEAATLLNKQELSLLAGELTKVGDLWRNFAFSAGRVCKSRSADNVSYRELSEMLLQCAAAEETFFRKLAQVRF; encoded by the coding sequence ATGAACAACCATCAATTCCGTCATAGGCAGACTGCACACTGTGAAAGTGGCGTTATCTCCAACCTGTTGGGGCACTACGGTTTACAGATCAGTGAGCCGATGGCCTTTGGCATCGGCGCCGGTCTCTTTTTTGGCCACCTTCCTTTTGTGAAAGTAAACGGAGTGCCTGGTACCACTTACCGTATCTGGCCGGGAGCTATCTTTCAGCGGGTATGCAAGCGCCTGGGCGTAAAAATGGAATTGGCTAAATTCTCTACACCAGAAAAGGGGATGGCCGCACTGGACAAGGTAATTGACACTGGAACGCCGGTAGGACTGCTTTCCAGTGTTTATTATCTGCCTTACTTTCCTCCTTCCTATCGTTTTCACTTCAATGCCCACAACCTGGTGGTATATGGCAAACGGGAAGGTCAGTACCTGGTAAGTGATCCGGTGATGGATACCGTAACGGAAATTGATCCTGTAAGTCTGGCTCAGGCCCGCTTTGCTAAAGGATTCCCTGCCCCTAAGGGAAAAATGTACTACCCTGTACATGTCCCCGATAAAGCTTCTTTCGAAAAACCGATCAAAGAAGGGATAGAACAAACCTGTCATTATATGCTGAAGATACCTTTCCCGATGTTTGGTGTGAAGGGTATTCGTTTCCTGGCCAAGCGGGTAAAGGATTACCCTGAAAAAGCAGGCGAGCGCAAAGCCGGCCTTTATCTGGGTAATGTTATCCGGATGCAGGAGGAAATTGGTACCGGTGGTGCCGGTTTCCGTTTCGTATATGCGGCTTTTCTGCAGGAGGCGGCTACATTGCTCAACAAACAAGAGCTGAGCCTGCTGGCAGGGGAGCTTACGAAGGTGGGTGACCTTTGGCGTAACTTTGCTTTTTCAGCCGGAAGGGTATGTAAGAGCAGATCCGCTGATAACGTTTCTTACCGTGAGCTGAGTGAAATGTTGTTACAATGTGCGGCAGCAGAAGAAACGTTTTTCAGGAAACTGGCGCAGGTGAGATTTTAA